One Sodalinema gerasimenkoae IPPAS B-353 DNA segment encodes these proteins:
- a CDS encoding DUF3038 domain-containing protein, whose amino-acid sequence MVSNPPETRDSTLVLLQQQLPDMPVTHHGCSRRTRVQLDLMLLAIEALDLSGSEKILSLAHQLELNSVLSDRVTVWRIRNTNPLRRASRRRPLSQEEAKVLTIIICHLARSMMIILRRLNKEAQQLREQNLPLDKNPQLAFYLSRFRTHFRSRMNPRRSAVMVYDTDEKLDNLAVELLEKLLFCTGTAGLTRFWVSLFDGEI is encoded by the coding sequence ATGGTCTCCAATCCTCCCGAAACACGCGATTCCACCTTAGTGCTGCTACAACAGCAATTGCCGGATATGCCGGTGACGCATCATGGCTGTTCTCGGCGAACTCGTGTCCAACTGGATTTGATGTTGTTGGCGATCGAGGCTCTGGATTTGAGCGGTTCTGAGAAGATTCTCAGTTTGGCTCACCAGTTGGAACTCAATTCCGTGTTGAGCGATCGCGTCACTGTCTGGCGTATCCGGAACACGAACCCTCTGCGGCGGGCCAGTCGTCGTCGTCCCCTCTCCCAAGAGGAAGCCAAGGTGTTAACGATTATCATCTGCCACCTCGCTCGCTCCATGATGATTATTTTACGGCGCCTCAACAAAGAGGCCCAACAACTGCGGGAGCAAAATCTACCTTTAGATAAAAATCCCCAGTTAGCCTTTTATCTGTCCCGCTTCCGAACCCATTTCCGCAGCCGCATGAATCCTCGGCGTTCGGCGGTGATGGTTTACGACACGGACGAAAAGCTCGATAATCTGGCAGTTGAGTTGTTAGAAAAGTTACTATTTTGTACTGGAACCGCTGGCTTAACTCGGTTTTGGGTGAGTTTGTTTGATGGAGAGATCTGA
- a CDS encoding ABC transporter permease, which translates to MTSPQSTSSKSKPRLVQSLLRVFQNDTLIYVIQRLGQGLLTLFFASILCFAVMQLAPGDFLDTYSQNPTVSQEMLDDLRRQYGLDQPPVTQYRLWLTSILTQGDFGWSLMFQQNVSTLISSRVANTLLLSILSLIITWSIAIPLGILAAVRQNSTLDRILRVVSYGGQGFPSFITALLLLILAQNLTPLVPVGNMTSVFHQDLSPLGKVLDVLWHALLPTLALSITSFAGLQRLMRGQLLDVLRQDYIRTARAKGLPENKVIYVHALRNAINPLITLLGFEFAALLSGSFIAEFFFSWPGLGKLILDALRAQDPYVVMAGLMMGATMLIVGNLLADLLLKAVDPRIQLTNSK; encoded by the coding sequence ATGACCTCTCCTCAATCCACCTCCTCCAAATCCAAGCCTCGGCTAGTTCAGTCTTTGCTGCGGGTGTTTCAGAATGATACGCTCATCTACGTCATCCAACGATTAGGCCAAGGACTGTTAACCTTGTTTTTTGCCTCAATCCTATGTTTTGCGGTGATGCAACTGGCCCCTGGGGATTTTTTGGATACCTACAGTCAGAATCCAACGGTATCCCAGGAGATGCTAGACGACTTGAGGCGACAATATGGCTTAGATCAACCTCCTGTAACTCAATATCGCCTCTGGTTGACCTCCATTTTGACCCAAGGAGACTTTGGTTGGAGTCTGATGTTTCAGCAAAACGTCAGCACCCTCATTAGTAGTCGGGTGGCCAATACCCTACTCCTATCAATTTTGTCATTGATCATCACCTGGAGCATTGCCATTCCTTTGGGGATTCTGGCCGCCGTGCGCCAAAACAGCACCTTAGACCGGATTTTACGAGTCGTCAGTTATGGGGGACAGGGGTTTCCCAGCTTCATCACCGCCTTATTACTCCTGATTTTAGCCCAGAACTTAACCCCATTGGTTCCGGTGGGCAATATGACCAGTGTTTTTCATCAAGATTTATCGCCCCTGGGCAAAGTTTTGGATGTTCTCTGGCACGCTTTGTTGCCAACCTTAGCCCTTAGTATTACCAGTTTTGCGGGCTTACAACGGTTGATGCGAGGACAGTTATTGGATGTGTTGCGACAGGATTATATTCGCACGGCTCGCGCTAAAGGATTGCCGGAAAATAAAGTGATTTATGTTCATGCGTTGCGCAATGCCATCAACCCGTTGATTACCCTATTAGGATTTGAGTTTGCGGCGTTGCTGAGTGGTTCATTTATTGCTGAATTTTTCTTTAGTTGGCCCGGTTTAGGGAAACTCATTTTAGATGCGTTGCGGGCCCAAGATCCCTATGTGGTCATGGCGGGGTTGATGATGGGGGCGACGATGTTAATTGTGGGTAACCTGCTGGCAGACTTGTTGCTGAAAGCCGTTGATCCTCGGATTCAATTAACCAATAGTAAATAA
- a CDS encoding cyclic nucleotide-binding domain-containing protein: MITLNHVSNHVLDRVTWLQEHTPLAAIDSEVLTALAASLAERHIEANRPLLQAGEVPEGLYILRQGQLEHQSYFEGARSFLPGSVLGLETLSSGQPVEQTAVTLTPCHLWFVPISQIRLLLDQYPDMVLDVTCKLARDVWRLSSQVSFEQERQAILRPHLVTKARRGVIGHSRYAVRLRNQISKASKTRTSLLIFGEPGLEKDNLAALVHYGSEYRREPMVQLDCSKMQLSGVDLFGRVGGKPGILAFLGQGTLVLNNVQELPEPLVPQVSRLAREGIYQPVSHDTEEEGPERYSQARLILLSERTPPDLDGAVQERLKVPPLRVRRADLSNLVDYYIKSTCQQRGIERIQVDPEAIRQLQAYDFPNNLQELQNLVERAIAEMTPGGLLTEEVLWPSQGEHKRFRKNLLKVFPRLAQFLRSPWWPTRINYGFTLPFFALLLGVLFLGPQSRDHNVGLNLFWAWWWPLVLLSFPIVGRLWCSVCPFMIYGEVSQKLSQWLFPRQLQRWPRQQAERWGGWFLMAFFALILVWEEVWDLNDTAYLSACLLLLITAGAMIFSVLFERRFWCRYLCPIGGMNGMFAKLSMTELRAERGVCSAECNTGKCYKGSLPTGEGQNLQGCPLACHPAQHEDNRDCSFCMTCLKSCPNYSVEFNLRPPAIELWTTHKPRAYEVALLFLLLGSVYLRRLPELQSQLGLSWSGETQLVRSAVALGILALPAIAPLLAHSVQHLLHYLRWTLKPKPLVQLAYGYLPLVWAANLAHFLRLGLTEAGQILPVTFATMGLSGEGLPIAMVHPAVLAFLQGFTLLFGSIASFWVLRRISRQPLGELWPHCFALILLCGSLWPLIVG; encoded by the coding sequence ATGATTACATTGAACCATGTCTCCAATCACGTATTGGACCGTGTCACCTGGCTTCAGGAGCATACCCCTCTTGCTGCCATAGATTCCGAGGTGCTCACCGCCCTAGCGGCCAGTCTCGCAGAACGCCACATCGAAGCGAATCGCCCCCTGTTGCAGGCAGGGGAAGTGCCGGAGGGACTCTATATCCTACGCCAGGGGCAACTGGAGCACCAAAGCTATTTCGAGGGGGCTAGGAGTTTTCTGCCCGGTTCAGTGCTGGGACTCGAGACCCTATCGTCAGGCCAACCGGTGGAGCAGACGGCAGTGACCCTTACTCCCTGTCACCTATGGTTTGTGCCGATCTCCCAAATTCGACTTCTATTGGATCAGTACCCTGATATGGTTCTAGACGTTACCTGCAAGCTGGCAAGAGATGTTTGGCGGCTTTCGTCCCAGGTCAGTTTTGAGCAGGAACGCCAGGCTATTTTGCGACCCCATCTGGTCACGAAGGCTCGGCGGGGTGTGATCGGTCACAGTCGCTATGCAGTCCGTTTACGCAATCAGATTTCCAAGGCGTCGAAAACCCGTACATCGTTGTTGATCTTTGGCGAACCGGGACTGGAGAAGGATAACTTAGCCGCTTTGGTCCATTACGGCTCCGAGTACCGTCGTGAACCGATGGTACAGTTAGATTGCTCCAAGATGCAGTTGAGTGGGGTGGATTTATTCGGCCGGGTTGGAGGTAAGCCGGGAATCCTGGCTTTTTTGGGCCAGGGAACTCTGGTACTAAACAATGTTCAGGAGTTGCCGGAACCCTTGGTTCCCCAGGTGTCCCGTTTAGCCCGGGAAGGGATCTATCAACCGGTAAGTCACGACACCGAAGAGGAGGGGCCAGAACGCTACTCCCAGGCCCGGCTAATCCTGCTGTCAGAACGGACTCCGCCGGACTTAGACGGAGCAGTGCAGGAGCGATTAAAGGTTCCGCCACTGCGGGTGCGACGGGCCGATCTGAGTAATTTGGTGGACTATTACATCAAGTCGACTTGCCAACAGCGAGGAATCGAGCGCATCCAGGTAGATCCAGAGGCAATTCGACAGCTACAGGCCTATGACTTTCCCAATAATCTACAGGAGTTACAAAATTTAGTCGAGCGGGCTATTGCTGAGATGACACCTGGGGGATTGCTGACGGAGGAGGTGTTGTGGCCATCCCAGGGCGAACACAAGCGGTTTCGGAAAAATCTACTGAAGGTTTTTCCCCGGTTGGCGCAGTTCCTGCGCAGTCCCTGGTGGCCCACTCGAATTAACTATGGTTTTACCCTGCCCTTTTTTGCCCTACTGCTGGGGGTGTTATTTCTGGGGCCCCAGAGTCGCGATCACAATGTTGGCTTGAACCTGTTTTGGGCGTGGTGGTGGCCCCTAGTCCTACTTAGCTTCCCCATTGTAGGCCGCCTTTGGTGTTCGGTGTGTCCTTTCATGATCTATGGGGAGGTCAGCCAAAAACTCTCCCAGTGGTTATTTCCACGACAATTACAGCGATGGCCCCGGCAGCAGGCCGAGCGGTGGGGTGGCTGGTTTTTAATGGCCTTCTTTGCCCTGATTTTGGTCTGGGAGGAGGTCTGGGATCTCAACGATACAGCCTACCTATCCGCCTGCTTGCTGCTGCTGATTACGGCGGGGGCCATGATTTTTTCAGTCCTGTTCGAGCGACGGTTTTGGTGTCGCTACCTCTGCCCCATCGGCGGTATGAATGGTATGTTCGCCAAACTCTCGATGACGGAGTTACGGGCCGAACGGGGAGTGTGTTCGGCGGAGTGTAACACCGGCAAGTGTTACAAGGGCAGTCTCCCGACGGGGGAGGGTCAAAATCTCCAGGGTTGTCCCCTCGCTTGCCACCCGGCTCAACATGAGGATAACCGCGACTGTAGCTTCTGTATGACCTGTCTGAAGAGTTGTCCCAACTACTCCGTTGAATTTAATCTCCGGCCCCCCGCCATCGAACTGTGGACTACCCATAAACCCCGGGCTTACGAGGTGGCCTTGTTATTTTTGCTGTTGGGGTCTGTCTACCTGCGGCGGCTACCAGAACTCCAGAGCCAGTTGGGATTATCCTGGTCTGGGGAAACCCAACTCGTTCGCAGCGCCGTTGCCCTGGGGATTTTAGCCTTGCCGGCGATCGCTCCCCTGCTTGCCCACAGCGTGCAACACCTCTTGCACTATCTGCGCTGGACTCTCAAGCCAAAACCCCTGGTTCAGCTGGCTTATGGTTATCTACCTCTGGTTTGGGCGGCTAACCTGGCTCATTTCCTCCGCTTAGGACTGACGGAGGCAGGACAGATTTTGCCCGTGACCTTTGCCACGATGGGCTTGTCTGGAGAAGGGCTACCGATCGCGATGGTTCATCCAGCCGTACTGGCCTTTCTGCAAGGATTTACCCTACTGTTTGGCAGTATTGCCTCTTTCTGGGTACTCCGGCGCATTTCCCGTCAGCCCCTGGGGGAGTTATGGCCCCATTGCTTCGCACTAATCCTCCTCTGTGGTAGCCTCTGGCCGTTGATTGTGGGCTAG
- a CDS encoding Sll0314/Alr1548 family TPR repeat-containing protein has product MSKQFSWRSRLGGSVSVVAIALGTWLTPAWAGDPFRSENPRNISDTTEQAFEAFFRIGDYPLAAQQVDLALSEANVDPILYAMRASLVYLEDPDNLPSEFKDYATLTLERAEALLNDDPLRGNIYIAVGHFLEGAYALKNDGIVRGVPTALSKLQQVFRHLDRAAAIDAEDPELNIIKGYMDLMLATNLPFSNPERPIERLRNHAGPEYLAKRGLAVGFRDLNRFEEAMEAVDRSLELTPENPEIMYLKAQIYVDSGDRASSLPWFDRALAMQEQLPAELVRQIQRERDQAQRRVDAEQASNR; this is encoded by the coding sequence ATGAGTAAACAATTTAGCTGGCGATCGCGACTAGGGGGAAGCGTCAGTGTGGTGGCGATCGCCCTAGGAACTTGGCTTACCCCCGCCTGGGCTGGTGACCCCTTCCGCAGTGAAAACCCCCGAAATATCAGCGATACCACGGAACAGGCGTTTGAAGCCTTTTTCCGGATTGGGGACTATCCCCTGGCGGCTCAGCAGGTGGATTTGGCATTATCTGAAGCCAATGTGGACCCCATTCTCTACGCCATGCGGGCCTCATTAGTCTATCTCGAAGATCCCGATAACCTCCCGAGTGAATTCAAGGACTACGCCACCCTCACCCTGGAACGGGCCGAGGCCTTACTCAACGACGATCCCTTACGGGGGAATATCTATATCGCCGTCGGTCATTTCCTAGAGGGGGCCTATGCCTTGAAAAACGATGGCATTGTACGGGGTGTTCCCACGGCTCTGTCCAAGTTACAACAAGTCTTCCGCCATCTCGATCGCGCCGCGGCCATTGATGCTGAAGATCCCGAACTGAATATCATTAAAGGCTACATGGATCTGATGTTAGCCACCAACCTACCCTTTTCTAATCCAGAACGGCCCATTGAGCGGCTCCGCAACCATGCGGGCCCAGAATATCTGGCCAAACGAGGTTTAGCCGTGGGATTTCGGGATCTCAACCGCTTTGAGGAAGCCATGGAAGCGGTCGATCGCAGTTTGGAACTCACCCCCGAGAATCCTGAAATCATGTATCTGAAAGCTCAGATTTATGTCGATAGTGGCGATCGCGCCTCCAGTCTACCCTGGTTCGATCGCGCCCTGGCCATGCAGGAGCAACTCCCGGCTGAATTAGTCCGCCAAATTCAACGGGAACGGGATCAGGCCCAGCGACGGGTGGATGCAGAACAAGCCTCAAACCGGTAA
- a CDS encoding DUF262 domain-containing protein, which yields MKNQINVKPDTAFLSDLLNDVAKGKYKIPVFQREFIWKPSQMIELFDSISKGYPIGSLLFWETQGYKTKDTIGPYLIGQEDQEASQANYVLDGFQRISTLFGVLMNPEDFSVDPESDSKKFVIYFDLESNTFSSVKTKKDNDLLIIPLYKIYDNAQLFDLLRQLDKEKNIPDREKNEYIENARNLQSILMRYRIPYVLIKGGDIKSAVEIFSRINSTGTEISEDFMLSALTYNPDTEFLLSDSITEFLTEINIYNFENIKRSVILNCIANRYGMVFSSNKIYFDVPIEDLKNNNFDLKSFSQDVYTCVSKAINFLYKNLFVIDAQLLPYPAQLIFISEYFRVNPNPTREQYASLENWFWITTYSNYFTLYSLSQQRTAYQIFCDFAKGENHDGIYKINDFTTAKYPDKLTYQGVRPKALRLFYLQSIINGHEVQEKESIKEIFIASKRDKAPSNIILRLSSEFEENPENKKVENFMKSADIKILKKHFITEEMLELYQEGRIDDFIEKRGEHLKRKEQEFVRKLGIDFE from the coding sequence ATGAAAAATCAAATCAACGTAAAACCAGATACTGCATTTCTTAGTGATTTGCTAAATGACGTTGCCAAAGGAAAATACAAAATACCTGTTTTTCAAAGAGAATTTATTTGGAAACCTTCTCAAATGATAGAATTATTTGATAGTATTTCTAAAGGATATCCTATCGGTAGTTTATTGTTTTGGGAAACACAAGGATACAAAACAAAAGATACTATTGGTCCTTATTTAATTGGACAAGAAGATCAAGAAGCTAGTCAAGCGAACTATGTCTTGGATGGTTTTCAGCGGATATCTACACTCTTTGGTGTTTTGATGAACCCCGAAGATTTTTCAGTAGATCCGGAAAGTGATTCCAAAAAATTTGTAATTTATTTTGATTTAGAGAGTAATACATTTAGCTCTGTCAAAACCAAGAAAGATAATGACCTTTTAATAATTCCCTTGTATAAAATTTATGATAATGCTCAACTATTTGATTTACTGAGACAATTAGACAAGGAAAAAAATATACCAGACCGAGAAAAAAACGAATATATAGAAAACGCGAGAAATCTTCAGTCTATTTTGATGCGCTATAGAATTCCGTATGTTTTAATAAAGGGAGGAGACATAAAAAGTGCTGTTGAGATTTTTTCGAGAATTAACTCGACAGGCACAGAGATTTCTGAAGATTTCATGCTATCTGCACTAACCTATAATCCAGACACAGAATTTTTGTTAAGTGATTCAATTACTGAATTTTTAACTGAAATTAATATCTATAATTTCGAAAATATCAAAAGAAGTGTTATTCTGAATTGTATTGCTAACAGATATGGAATGGTTTTTTCAAGCAATAAAATTTATTTTGATGTTCCTATAGAAGATTTGAAAAACAACAATTTTGACTTAAAATCTTTTTCGCAGGATGTCTATACTTGTGTTAGTAAAGCAATTAATTTTTTATACAAAAACTTGTTTGTAATTGACGCTCAACTATTGCCCTATCCTGCTCAATTGATTTTTATTTCTGAGTACTTTCGAGTCAATCCAAACCCAACACGTGAGCAATATGCCAGCTTAGAAAATTGGTTCTGGATCACAACTTACTCCAATTATTTTACCCTGTATTCATTGAGTCAACAAAGAACCGCTTATCAAATATTTTGTGACTTTGCAAAAGGCGAAAATCATGATGGGATTTATAAAATAAATGACTTCACAACAGCAAAATATCCTGATAAATTGACCTACCAAGGAGTCCGGCCAAAAGCATTGAGACTTTTTTATCTGCAATCAATCATAAATGGTCATGAAGTTCAAGAAAAAGAAAGTATTAAAGAAATTTTCATTGCATCCAAAAGAGATAAAGCTCCGTCCAATATTATCTTAAGACTATCTTCTGAATTTGAAGAAAATCCAGAAAACAAAAAAGTGGAAAACTTTATGAAATCAGCAGATATTAAAATTTTAAAAAAGCATTTCATAACTGAAGAAATGCTAGAACTATATCAGGAGGGACGAATTGATGATTTTATTGAAAAAAGAGGTGAGCATTTGAAGCGTAAAGAACAAGAATTTGTTCGAAAACTGGGAATTGATTTTGAGTAG
- the egtD gene encoding L-histidine N(alpha)-methyltransferase: MSSSQATHRNPFQDGDRLTVTHLSQTNPNPSPTGADVYGGLQQIPKTLPAQYFYDDRGSQLFEQICDLPEYYPTRTEASILQTAAPEIATLTGNSELVELGSGSSSKTRLLLDAYSQSLKDKTSSLIYRAIDVSGGILQQSAQRLLQDYPQLRVQGLVGTYEEALDHLPPTEADSRLLLFLGSTLGNLKPQACQQFLQRVSQALHPGEYFLLGVDLVKPKPILEAAYNDAQGVTAEFNLNMLAHLNRRFEGNFNLKQFEHWAFFNEKESQIEMHLRSTVPQLATLRQLDLTVEFAEGETIQTEISRKFKQSDIVETLKGVKLETRHTWQDPQNGFAVLLSRRCP, encoded by the coding sequence ATGTCCTCATCTCAAGCCACCCATCGTAACCCGTTTCAGGATGGCGATCGCCTGACGGTAACTCATCTAAGTCAAACAAACCCCAACCCATCCCCAACTGGGGCTGATGTCTATGGGGGGTTGCAACAGATCCCTAAAACCCTGCCCGCTCAATACTTTTACGACGATCGCGGCTCCCAACTGTTTGAGCAAATCTGCGATCTCCCCGAATACTACCCCACCCGCACCGAAGCCAGTATCCTACAAACCGCCGCCCCGGAAATCGCAACCCTCACCGGGAACAGCGAACTGGTGGAACTCGGGAGTGGAAGTTCGAGTAAAACTCGCCTACTCCTCGATGCCTATTCTCAATCCCTCAAGGATAAGACATCCTCCCTCATCTATCGTGCCATTGATGTCAGTGGCGGCATTTTGCAACAGAGTGCCCAACGGTTACTCCAAGACTACCCTCAGCTAAGGGTTCAAGGTCTTGTGGGAACCTACGAAGAGGCTCTTGATCACCTCCCCCCCACAGAAGCCGATAGCCGTCTGTTGCTGTTTCTCGGCAGTACCCTCGGGAACCTCAAACCCCAAGCCTGTCAGCAATTTCTGCAACGTGTCAGCCAGGCCCTCCATCCCGGAGAGTATTTTCTCTTGGGAGTTGACCTCGTGAAACCCAAACCCATTCTGGAAGCCGCCTATAACGACGCGCAAGGGGTCACCGCTGAGTTTAATCTCAATATGCTGGCTCATCTCAACCGACGCTTTGAGGGCAATTTTAATCTGAAACAGTTTGAGCATTGGGCCTTTTTTAATGAAAAAGAGTCCCAAATCGAAATGCACCTGCGCAGTACAGTCCCACAATTGGCTACCCTACGCCAGTTGGATTTAACCGTAGAGTTTGCCGAAGGAGAGACGATTCAAACGGAGATTTCCCGTAAATTCAAACAATCTGACATCGTTGAAACCCTTAAGGGGGTTAAGCTGGAGACACGGCATACCTGGCAAGACCCTCAAAACGGGTTTGCGGTTTTGTTAAGCCGCCGTTGTCCTTAA
- a CDS encoding DUF3531 family protein, producing MDVQFREYNPFDVWFWLEFDNNPSPSEQQYVEQVFESWFYLGKLGGFNAENLQVQEEGLDISYMDYNARHNSGAILALMHNMGEFEYQGNWGRCWFDLGTSDAIALDVLINALYQLSLDFVNIPRLIIGGENEDWPIPGSHTAQFADYN from the coding sequence ATGGACGTTCAGTTTCGCGAATATAACCCGTTTGATGTTTGGTTTTGGTTGGAGTTTGACAACAACCCCTCCCCGTCGGAACAGCAATATGTAGAACAAGTGTTTGAATCCTGGTTTTACCTCGGGAAACTGGGCGGCTTCAACGCGGAAAATCTGCAAGTGCAGGAAGAGGGGTTGGATATCAGTTATATGGACTACAACGCTCGTCACAACAGCGGCGCTATCCTGGCCCTAATGCACAACATGGGTGAGTTTGAGTATCAGGGAAACTGGGGACGGTGTTGGTTTGATTTAGGAACCAGTGATGCGATCGCCCTGGATGTGCTGATCAATGCCCTCTACCAACTCAGCCTGGATTTTGTCAACATTCCCCGTCTGATTATCGGTGGGGAAAATGAAGACTGGCCGATTCCGGGATCTCACACCGCCCAATTTGCCGACTACAACTGA
- a CDS encoding NUDIX hydrolase, giving the protein MGKYNSIRVIALGLIRDGDRLFLSEGYDPKKKKEFYRSLGGGVEFLETSIDALKREFQEEVQADLTNIKYLDCIENIFEYKGKKGHEVIQLYRCDFVDKTFYERETVPFLEGKRKKIARWVEMEKFRSGESTLYPDGFLRYCEAV; this is encoded by the coding sequence ATGGGTAAGTATAATTCCATTCGCGTCATCGCTTTGGGACTCATTCGCGATGGCGATCGTCTCTTCCTCTCCGAAGGCTATGACCCCAAAAAGAAAAAAGAGTTTTATCGTTCCTTAGGGGGCGGTGTTGAGTTTCTAGAAACTAGCATAGATGCCTTGAAACGAGAGTTTCAAGAAGAAGTACAAGCAGACTTAACTAATATCAAATATCTCGATTGTATCGAAAATATTTTCGAGTATAAAGGCAAGAAAGGTCACGAAGTTATCCAACTGTATCGCTGTGACTTCGTTGATAAAACCTTTTACGAGCGAGAAACCGTCCCCTTTTTAGAAGGGAAACGGAAAAAGATCGCCCGTTGGGTAGAGATGGAGAAATTCCGTTCAGGGGAGTCAACCCTATATCCCGATGGCTTTTTACGCTATTGCGAAGCCGTTTAA
- a CDS encoding adenine phosphoribosyltransferase — translation MDLQALIRDVPDFPKPGILFRDITTLLADPEGLKMSLDRLVEQCTPLQPDIIIGMESRGFLFGVHIAYQLGAGFVPVRKPGKLPRAVHSVEYQLEYGSDRLEIHEDAIPAGARVLIVDDLIATGGTAQATAQLVERSAGELIGFAFVIELKALAGREQLPQVPIVTLVQY, via the coding sequence ATGGATCTGCAAGCACTCATCCGCGACGTTCCCGACTTTCCCAAACCGGGGATTCTCTTCCGAGATATCACCACACTGCTGGCCGATCCCGAGGGACTCAAGATGAGCCTTGATCGCCTCGTTGAACAATGCACTCCCCTCCAGCCCGATATTATCATTGGCATGGAGTCCCGTGGGTTTCTCTTTGGCGTGCATATAGCCTACCAACTCGGTGCCGGCTTTGTCCCGGTACGTAAACCCGGAAAATTGCCTCGGGCTGTCCACAGTGTCGAGTATCAGTTGGAATATGGCAGCGATCGCCTAGAAATCCATGAAGATGCCATCCCAGCGGGTGCACGAGTTCTGATTGTCGATGATCTCATCGCCACTGGAGGAACTGCCCAAGCCACCGCACAACTGGTAGAACGCTCAGCGGGAGAACTGATTGGGTTTGCCTTTGTCATTGAACTCAAGGCCCTAGCCGGGCGAGAGCAGTTACCCCAAGTCCCCATTGTGACCTTGGTTCAATACTAA
- a CDS encoding DUF4915 domain-containing protein, which yields MSTYQAGKVIFVQADGDRVNTHFCVFPKAMGLAADHENMDIGSTLQIWQLRNVPAVAAKLDPPGKHDAYYLPRQR from the coding sequence ATCTCCACGTACCAAGCCGGGAAAGTGATTTTTGTCCAGGCTGATGGTGATCGCGTAAATACGCATTTTTGCGTTTTCCCCAAAGCCATGGGGTTAGCAGCGGATCATGAAAACATGGACATTGGCTCAACATTGCAAATCTGGCAACTCCGTAACGTTCCTGCCGTTGCTGCCAAACTTGATCCCCCTGGCAAACATGATGCCTACTATCTGCCCCGTCAAAGGTAG
- a CDS encoding DUF3696 domain-containing protein has product MNLKYIEFANYKSFSERQKIELKPITLLIGKNSSGKSSICKLFTLLENSLSGEIDEPLLLKNKEVELGEDFNNLFFGNNPAGISLNLKVSFENNIELEINLLKADSRYGLQILSWSYKNGMTDVDIDLKLQGKNYIDQKTQNLYECKFKGFIPVKIVEKKFQKDLLKEINLPKMDIDVDYIGPFRILPDRYFYLTGQTNFQNTGVTGKNAYPMLGVSKLQDTSLHKEVGGWYRDSFDGWELQVDDTHKKPLIQILLSKNNTNINITDVGQGMHQVLPLVVRAHVNNKENSLIVVEQPELHLHPIAHGDIAELFAKSAKKNNQVFIIETHSENVLLRLRKLVVENDFGFTSDDLVIYWIEDAELKGKELRKITVDEQGVLDDWPQGVFNESMKEILEMQKAIRRKEEQAK; this is encoded by the coding sequence ATGAACCTTAAGTACATTGAGTTCGCCAATTACAAAAGCTTTTCAGAAAGGCAGAAAATCGAGCTAAAACCAATTACACTGTTGATTGGCAAGAATAGTTCGGGGAAGAGTTCTATTTGTAAATTGTTTACCTTGCTTGAAAATTCTCTTTCGGGAGAGATCGATGAACCGTTGTTGCTAAAAAATAAAGAAGTTGAATTAGGCGAGGATTTTAACAACCTATTTTTTGGAAACAACCCTGCGGGAATTTCTTTGAATTTGAAAGTGTCTTTTGAGAACAATATTGAATTGGAAATAAATTTGCTCAAAGCAGATAGTAGATATGGTTTGCAGATATTGAGTTGGAGTTATAAAAATGGAATGACAGATGTAGATATTGATCTTAAACTCCAAGGAAAAAATTATATTGATCAAAAAACTCAGAACTTATATGAATGTAAATTCAAGGGATTTATTCCGGTAAAAATCGTCGAAAAAAAATTTCAAAAAGATTTATTAAAAGAAATCAATCTGCCTAAAATGGATATAGATGTTGATTATATCGGTCCGTTTAGAATATTACCAGATCGGTATTTTTACTTAACGGGACAAACTAATTTTCAAAACACAGGAGTTACAGGGAAAAATGCTTATCCTATGCTAGGAGTTAGTAAACTACAGGATACTAGCCTGCATAAAGAAGTAGGTGGATGGTATCGGGACTCCTTTGATGGATGGGAGCTACAAGTTGACGACACACACAAAAAGCCTTTGATTCAGATTTTATTATCCAAAAATAATACAAATATCAACATCACAGATGTTGGACAAGGTATGCATCAAGTGTTACCTTTAGTTGTACGTGCTCATGTTAATAATAAAGAAAACTCCTTAATAGTTGTTGAACAACCAGAACTTCACTTACACCCCATAGCACATGGTGATATTGCCGAGTTATTTGCTAAATCCGCAAAAAAGAATAACCAAGTCTTTATCATAGAAACTCATTCAGAAAATGTATTGTTACGTCTTCGCAAACTAGTTGTTGAAAATGACTTTGGTTTTACATCCGATGATTTAGTAATTTACTGGATTGAAGATGCTGAACTCAAAGGTAAGGAATTACGTAAGATCACAGTAGATGAGCAAGGGGTGCTAGATGATTGGCCTCAAGGTGTCTTTAATGAAAGTATGAAAGAAATTTTAGAAATGCAGAAAGCTATTCGACGTAAAGAGGAACAAGCAAAATGA